Proteins found in one Bacteroidales bacterium genomic segment:
- a CDS encoding pyridoxine 5'-phosphate synthase, with amino-acid sequence MVRLSVNINKIATLRNARGGNIPDVQKAVVDCQRFGAQGITVHPRPDERHIRYRDVIEIKPLITTEFNIEGYPAESFIDLVLSSVPDQVTLVPDAPGVLTSNAGWDTRENLAFLHTVIRRFKDAGIRTSLFVEPDPEMIRYAGKTGTDRIELYTESYARNFAQDKEQAIRPFLAAAETALEEGLGLNAGHDLSLENLRYFVMHIPGLLEVSIGHALIADALYFGLENTIQLYRRQLEGRGIGS; translated from the coding sequence ATGGTCAGATTGAGCGTTAACATCAACAAAATTGCTACGTTGCGCAATGCGCGCGGCGGAAACATTCCGGATGTACAAAAGGCCGTCGTCGACTGTCAGCGATTTGGTGCACAGGGCATTACGGTTCATCCCCGGCCGGATGAACGGCACATTCGGTACAGGGATGTGATCGAAATCAAACCATTGATCACCACCGAATTCAACATTGAAGGCTATCCTGCGGAAAGTTTCATTGACCTGGTTCTGTCCAGCGTACCTGATCAGGTAACCCTTGTTCCGGATGCGCCCGGTGTGCTGACCTCCAATGCCGGATGGGACACACGGGAAAACCTGGCGTTCCTCCATACGGTCATCAGAAGGTTCAAGGATGCCGGGATACGGACGTCCCTTTTCGTTGAACCGGACCCCGAAATGATCCGTTATGCAGGAAAGACCGGAACGGATCGGATCGAGCTCTATACCGAAAGCTATGCCCGCAATTTTGCACAGGATAAGGAGCAGGCTATCAGACCCTTCCTCGCAGCGGCGGAAACCGCGCTGGAGGAAGGCCTCGGACTGAATGCAGGCCATGATCTCAGCCTTGAGAACCTTCGCTATTTTGTGATGCATATCCCTGGATTGCTTGAAGTTTCCATTGGTCATGCATTGATCGCCGATGCACTTTACTTCGGGCTGGAGAATACGATACAGCTCTACAGGAGGCAGCTGGAGGGGCGGGGTATTGGGTCATAA
- the tatC gene encoding twin-arginine translocase subunit TatC: protein MTETKSTKKTRESNPEKEMSFWQHLEELRWHILRSAIAVIVLSVVAFINRSILFDTILLAPKDVNFITNQWFCRLADVLSVPALCFNDFALNIVNLTMSGQFMTHMYISLSAGLILAVPYVLWEIWRFIKPALKSRERKYSGGAVLIMSMLFFIGVLFSYFIIVPLTLNFLGSYRVSDMVQNQISLRSYLGTVVTLTFATGLVFELPVFVYFFSRIGILTSDFMRKNRKYALVLILIVAAIITPPDVFSQTMIALPLYGLYEISIFIAARGYRKNQELAG from the coding sequence GTGACCGAAACCAAGTCTACAAAAAAAACCAGAGAATCCAATCCCGAAAAAGAGATGTCCTTCTGGCAGCACCTTGAAGAGCTCCGGTGGCACATCCTTCGGTCGGCCATCGCTGTCATTGTCCTGTCAGTTGTCGCCTTTATCAACAGGAGTATCCTTTTTGATACCATTCTGCTGGCCCCAAAAGACGTCAACTTCATCACCAATCAGTGGTTCTGCAGGCTTGCCGATGTATTGTCGGTGCCGGCCCTGTGCTTCAATGATTTCGCGCTCAATATCGTCAACCTGACCATGTCGGGCCAGTTCATGACCCATATGTACATCTCACTCTCCGCCGGACTTATCCTGGCCGTTCCCTATGTGCTCTGGGAAATCTGGAGGTTCATCAAGCCCGCACTGAAGTCCCGGGAACGTAAATATTCCGGTGGCGCAGTACTGATCATGTCCATGCTGTTTTTCATAGGGGTTTTGTTCAGCTATTTCATAATTGTCCCGCTGACCTTGAATTTCCTGGGCTCTTACCGGGTGAGCGATATGGTCCAGAATCAAATTTCGCTCAGATCCTATCTTGGCACGGTGGTTACCCTCACGTTCGCTACTGGCCTTGTGTTTGAACTGCCTGTCTTTGTTTATTTTTTCTCCCGGATCGGCATACTGACCTCTGATTTTATGCGTAAGAACCGCAAGTATGCCCTGGTCCTTATCCTGATCGTCGCAGCCATTATTACGCCACCGGATGTTTTCAGTCAGACCATGATCGCCCTCCCGCTCTATGGACTTTACGAGATCAGTATATTCATTGCAGCAAGGGGCTATCGGAAGAATCAGGAACTGGCCGGTTGA
- a CDS encoding 4Fe-4S dicluster domain-containing protein produces the protein MRYAMAVDTRKCVGCSDCVVACQTENNVPIGYCRDWVVEVVDGTFPQLEIEIRSERCNHCGNAPCVRCCPTGASHYSDGGTVLVNPVKCIGCGACIASCPYDARFPHPDGYPDKCTFCLTNRVQKGLKPACVAVCPTKCLYFGDLEDPNSDVSTIMKIRKWKTLIPEAGTEPHLFFLI, from the coding sequence ATGAGATATGCAATGGCGGTGGATACCAGGAAATGTGTTGGATGCAGTGACTGCGTGGTTGCCTGCCAGACTGAGAACAATGTTCCGATTGGATATTGCAGGGATTGGGTGGTAGAAGTGGTGGATGGTACGTTTCCTCAATTGGAAATAGAAATCCGCTCAGAACGTTGCAATCATTGCGGAAATGCCCCCTGTGTGCGGTGTTGCCCCACAGGCGCCAGCCATTATTCCGACGGTGGGACCGTCCTGGTTAATCCCGTCAAGTGCATTGGATGCGGTGCCTGCATTGCATCCTGCCCCTACGATGCACGCTTCCCCCATCCGGATGGATACCCTGATAAGTGTACCTTTTGTTTGACCAACAGGGTGCAGAAGGGACTGAAACCAGCCTGCGTTGCCGTTTGCCCGACAAAATGCCTGTATTTCGGTGATCTGGAGGATCCAAACAGCGATGTCTCCACGATCATGAAAATCAGGAAATGGAAAACCCTGATCCCGGAAGCAGGTACTGAACCGCATCTTTTTTTCTTAATCTAA
- a CDS encoding isoprenyl transferase, translated as MDIKEQIDREKLPLHIAVIMDGNGRWAQRQGKERVFGHEQGVKAVREITEAAAELGIQYLTLFAFSTENWKRPKEEVSALMQLLVQTIGRETKTLVKNNIRLQVIGDLTSLDATCYSELMEAIRTTAGNTRMTLILALSYSSRWEIVEAARQIARQASLHQLDDQAIDDEFFSRHLTTAHYPDPELLIRTSGEFRLSNFLLWQIAYTELYFTPKLWPDFTRNDLYEAILDFQKRDRRFGKI; from the coding sequence ATGGACATTAAAGAACAAATAGACCGTGAAAAGCTGCCCTTGCACATTGCGGTGATCATGGACGGCAATGGCCGCTGGGCACAGCGGCAAGGGAAAGAGCGTGTTTTCGGTCATGAACAGGGGGTGAAAGCCGTCAGGGAAATCACGGAGGCAGCTGCTGAACTGGGTATCCAGTACCTGACCCTGTTCGCTTTCTCAACGGAAAACTGGAAACGTCCCAAAGAGGAAGTCAGCGCCCTGATGCAGCTACTGGTCCAGACGATTGGCCGGGAGACCAAAACCCTCGTGAAAAACAACATTCGCCTCCAGGTGATCGGTGATCTGACAAGCCTGGATGCAACCTGCTATTCCGAATTGATGGAAGCGATCCGTACTACGGCCGGCAATACCCGCATGACACTTATTCTGGCGCTCAGCTACAGCTCCAGGTGGGAGATTGTTGAAGCTGCCCGTCAGATTGCCCGGCAGGCCAGCCTCCACCAGCTGGATGATCAGGCCATCGATGATGAATTCTTTAGCCGGCACCTGACCACCGCTCACTATCCTGATCCTGAATTGCTGATCCGAACCAGTGGTGAATTCAGGTTAAGTAATTTTTTGCTCTGGCAGATTGCTTATACAGAATTGTACTTCACACCTAAACTCTGGCCTGATTTTACCAGGAATGACCTGTATGAGGCAATACTCGATTTTCAGAAAAGGGATAGAAGATTTGGAAAGATCTAA
- a CDS encoding DUF5668 domain-containing protein, with amino-acid sequence MSTKKIFWGAILILIGILIILKNVGAIYFTWWSVIRLWPVILVLLGISMIPVKEWIKLLVSFLIVAFTFFLVVNDNKVTYPGFRGWTRPFHNWRGDTDDWNKPDRKKYGGPEASYQNLVEPYDSALAAAELRLDAAAGEFHIGDTSANLIEFERKGFWGNYSMTSLDTDDKQIISLTLEAGNIQRPAREHKVNIKLNPHPVWDFDLDIGAAAVTLDMKDYRTRTIDIDGGAASIDLELGDAYPETNVTIDAGASSITLSIPQSSGCEVKANTVLSSRNLEGFYKVKDHTFQTDDFSAATNKIYITIDAAVSTLSINRR; translated from the coding sequence ATGAGCACTAAGAAAATTTTCTGGGGTGCCATCCTTATTCTGATCGGCATTCTGATCATACTAAAAAACGTCGGAGCAATCTATTTTACGTGGTGGTCGGTCATTCGTCTCTGGCCGGTTATCCTGGTACTTCTGGGAATATCCATGATCCCGGTGAAAGAATGGATCAAACTCCTTGTTTCATTTCTGATCGTTGCGTTCACATTTTTTCTCGTCGTCAACGACAACAAAGTAACTTATCCCGGTTTCAGGGGATGGACCCGGCCCTTTCACAACTGGAGGGGGGATACAGATGATTGGAACAAACCTGACCGAAAGAAGTACGGGGGCCCAGAGGCATCCTATCAGAACCTGGTCGAACCTTACGATTCTGCGTTGGCTGCTGCCGAGCTCCGGCTGGACGCAGCTGCGGGTGAGTTTCATATCGGCGATACCTCGGCAAATCTGATCGAATTTGAGCGGAAAGGCTTCTGGGGTAATTACAGCATGACCTCCCTGGATACGGATGATAAACAGATCATCTCACTTACGCTGGAGGCCGGAAACATTCAACGGCCCGCCAGGGAACATAAAGTGAACATAAAACTGAATCCCCATCCGGTCTGGGATTTCGATCTGGACATCGGTGCTGCAGCTGTCACCCTGGATATGAAGGATTACAGGACCAGGACGATCGATATTGATGGAGGTGCGGCCTCCATTGACCTTGAACTGGGTGATGCCTATCCGGAAACGAATGTCACCATTGATGCAGGTGCGTCATCCATTACCCTTTCCATACCTCAGTCATCGGGATGTGAGGTGAAAGCCAACACGGTACTTTCCTCCCGTAACCTGGAAGGATTTTATAAAGTTAAGGATCATACGTTTCAGACGGATGATTTTTCGGCTGCCACCAATAAGATCTACATCACCATAGATGCCGCTGTCTCCACCCTGAGCATCAACCGGCGCTGA
- a CDS encoding YeeE/YedE thiosulfate transporter family protein, with amino-acid sequence MGPLIVNEIISENTNLLLAFFIGIGFGAVLQQAGFSSSRKLAGMFYGYDTVVLKVFFTGAITAALGLLFFSLFGWIELDYVFVNPTYLWSTIVGGIIMGLGFIMGGFCPGTSFCGAAIGKIDALVFIGGLFIGIFIFAEGFPLWQNLYLAKDLGVVTVNDALNISPGVFVLLMILVAAGMFWVGEWAEKKFPREEY; translated from the coding sequence ATGGGACCATTGATTGTTAATGAAATAATATCAGAAAATACCAATCTTCTATTGGCTTTCTTCATTGGCATTGGCTTCGGTGCCGTTCTTCAACAGGCTGGTTTCTCCTCCAGCCGTAAACTGGCAGGTATGTTCTACGGTTATGATACCGTTGTCCTGAAAGTTTTCTTTACAGGAGCCATCACTGCCGCACTGGGCTTGCTGTTTTTCAGTTTATTTGGATGGATCGAACTGGACTATGTTTTTGTAAATCCCACGTACCTCTGGTCAACCATTGTTGGAGGGATCATCATGGGACTTGGCTTCATCATGGGGGGATTCTGCCCGGGCACAAGCTTTTGTGGTGCTGCCATCGGTAAAATCGACGCCCTTGTGTTCATCGGCGGCCTTTTCATTGGAATCTTTATTTTTGCAGAAGGATTTCCGCTCTGGCAGAACCTGTATCTGGCAAAAGACCTGGGTGTCGTTACCGTCAATGATGCATTGAACATCTCACCCGGTGTATTTGTTTTACTGATGATTCTCGTGGCGGCTGGTATGTTTTGGGTGGGAGAATGGGCTGAAAAAAAATTCCCCAGAGAAGAATACTAG
- a CDS encoding rhodanese-like domain-containing protein, whose protein sequence is MLSKLNFRVVISLLMILLGFIIAAIPVNTTRPYKLTSDQLLEELKSGTQFIHPDQVAEMLINKDPYLRLVDVRSPEEFDKFHLPGAVNVPLDNILSDQWTDILDQDVYMNVFYSNGATHSNEAWMLLRQLGYANNYVLEGGLNYWVETIMNPSAPSSTDPADEFARYDFRKGAGMALGADELTPSPQETTPAAPKPTIATKIKKKKVASGGCS, encoded by the coding sequence ATGCTTTCCAAATTAAATTTCCGCGTCGTCATCTCCCTGCTGATGATCCTGCTTGGCTTTATCATCGCCGCCATTCCTGTGAATACAACAAGACCCTATAAATTGACCTCCGACCAGTTGCTGGAGGAACTGAAAAGCGGGACTCAGTTCATTCACCCGGACCAGGTGGCTGAAATGCTCATCAATAAAGATCCTTACCTGCGCTTGGTTGACGTACGCTCTCCCGAAGAATTTGATAAGTTCCATCTTCCCGGTGCTGTCAATGTACCGCTGGATAACATCCTGTCGGATCAATGGACCGATATCCTTGACCAGGATGTTTACATGAATGTGTTCTACTCCAATGGGGCCACGCATTCAAATGAAGCCTGGATGCTTCTCCGTCAACTTGGCTATGCCAACAACTATGTTCTGGAAGGGGGTCTGAACTACTGGGTTGAAACGATCATGAATCCTTCCGCCCCCTCTTCGACCGATCCGGCTGATGAATTTGCCAGATATGATTTCCGGAAAGGTGCAGGAATGGCACTCGGCGCGGATGAGCTGACACCGTCACCGCAGGAAACTACCCCCGCAGCACCCAAACCTACGATCGCCACAAAAATCAAGAAGAAAAAAGTGGCAAGCGGCGGGTGTTCCTGA
- a CDS encoding DUF5668 domain-containing protein, with amino-acid sequence MDQETINTPNPVPAGPPAGPKDPKKEKTNGSLVAGIILITIGILFLMNRFLPRIHFGDLWPVLLIVGGIILVYNAYKDKNKNQS; translated from the coding sequence ATGGACCAAGAAACAATAAACACACCTAATCCCGTTCCAGCCGGGCCACCAGCCGGGCCAAAGGATCCTAAAAAAGAAAAGACCAATGGCAGCCTTGTTGCCGGGATCATCCTGATAACCATCGGAATTTTATTTTTGATGAACAGATTTTTACCCCGCATTCATTTTGGCGATCTCTGGCCTGTTCTCCTCATTGTCGGCGGGATCATACTGGTCTATAATGCATATAAAGACAAAAACAAAAATCAATCATGA
- a CDS encoding DUF6089 family protein, translating into MKRLILALSCLITVIHTSAQYDEVGIYVGSFFIVNGASFLNPEQTDQKAVNFQPHINQPSPAIQLLYRHSFDSRQTVSGTFSWSHFYEVATRYEINFRNFILGSKKNYYSTYIFGGLAYAFGKDSTLLGLPEYVNDSLKIETLSAVSLPFGLGFKYSIGESLGLSAEIGLRKNLGLNNNESGFLPVSQPFYGFIGVAATYRFSFVNRRKCINLEY; encoded by the coding sequence ATGAAACGATTAATTCTGGCTCTGTCCTGTCTGATCACGGTCATCCACACATCCGCACAGTATGACGAGGTGGGAATTTACGTGGGCAGTTTTTTCATTGTCAACGGAGCCAGCTTCTTGAATCCGGAACAAACGGATCAAAAGGCTGTGAATTTTCAACCTCATATAAATCAGCCATCTCCAGCCATTCAGCTGTTGTATCGTCATAGTTTTGATTCGCGGCAAACAGTCTCGGGAACATTTTCCTGGTCGCATTTTTATGAAGTGGCAACCCGTTATGAAATCAATTTCCGCAATTTTATCCTTGGCAGCAAGAAAAACTATTACTCAACGTATATTTTTGGCGGACTGGCTTACGCATTTGGGAAAGATTCGACTTTGCTCGGGCTGCCAGAATATGTAAATGATTCTTTAAAAATCGAAACATTAAGTGCTGTATCGTTGCCTTTTGGTTTGGGATTCAAATACAGTATCGGGGAATCCCTTGGATTGTCAGCCGAAATTGGATTGAGGAAGAATTTGGGACTTAACAATAACGAAAGTGGTTTTTTACCGGTCAGCCAGCCGTTCTATGGTTTTATCGGCGTTGCTGCCACTTACAGATTCAGTTTTGTAAACAGGCGTAAATGCATTAATCTTGAATATTAA
- a CDS encoding alpha/beta fold hydrolase, translating into MKLFFRQFGTGEPVIILHGIFGSSDNWVTIGRRLGEHFSVFIPDQRNHGHSPHSPALNYYALVEDLREFIEEHALKNPVLIGHSMGGKVAMGFALDLPVLVKKLVIIDISPQSNAIRQEHLTILQAMRAVDPENVTSRQAAEDELNKWPLSGRIRQFMLKNLQRTGPGRFEWRINLKAIEDNLELIFGPIPFTGQYPGPVLVIQGGDSDYIATADRGIFSTYFPNVGFITIPGASHWINGDKPDELTNVLRDYLSGTE; encoded by the coding sequence ATGAAATTATTTTTCAGGCAATTTGGAACGGGTGAGCCAGTGATCATCCTGCATGGTATCTTTGGGTCATCGGATAACTGGGTGACCATTGGGCGCCGCCTTGGAGAACATTTTTCCGTATTCATTCCAGACCAAAGGAACCACGGACATTCACCTCATAGTCCGGCATTGAATTATTATGCCCTTGTTGAGGATTTAAGGGAGTTCATTGAAGAGCATGCCCTTAAAAATCCCGTTTTAATCGGACATTCTATGGGAGGCAAAGTGGCAATGGGCTTCGCACTCGATCTTCCTGTTCTGGTTAAGAAACTCGTCATAATCGACATCAGTCCTCAATCCAATGCCATACGGCAGGAACACCTGACGATTCTTCAGGCGATGCGTGCGGTCGATCCCGAAAACGTCACCTCGAGGCAGGCGGCAGAAGATGAACTGAACAAGTGGCCACTGAGCGGGAGGATACGGCAATTCATGTTAAAAAATCTACAGCGGACAGGACCTGGCCGGTTTGAGTGGCGTATCAACCTGAAAGCGATTGAGGACAACCTGGAACTGATTTTCGGACCGATACCCTTTACAGGACAATATCCTGGCCCGGTTCTGGTCATTCAGGGCGGTGATTCGGACTACATTGCCACCGCTGACAGGGGTATCTTCAGCACCTATTTTCCGAACGTCGGATTCATTACGATTCCAGGTGCTTCACACTGGATCAATGGCGACAAACCGGATGAACTGACCAATGTGCTGAGGGATTACCTTTCAGGAACTGAATGA
- the nrfD gene encoding polysulfide reductase NrfD — protein MKEEIIVSGRMNPLIDPELHIWEWPIPLYLFLGGLAAGILVFASFYILQGKEDKFRTAVKVAPLITPILLIIGLLALIYDLNHRLYFWQLFTTLRLTSPMSWGAWTLLVVTPLSVVLGAIYLKDVFPGFNWKVDWLEKPIEFFKKNRKILAWILIILSLILGVYTGILLSAFNARPLWNTSILGPLFLTSGLSTGAAAIVLMSKSHEERLHFAKLDLVFIGIELFLIVHMFMGFMASTEVQIQAAGLFLGGPYTTPFWLFVVFMGLILPAILEVLEIKGYRLPLIIAPILVLIGGLLFRFIIAYAGQASRWLY, from the coding sequence ATGAAAGAGGAAATCATTGTCAGCGGAAGGATGAATCCCTTAATCGATCCCGAGCTTCATATCTGGGAGTGGCCAATCCCCCTGTATCTGTTCCTGGGAGGGCTTGCAGCAGGTATACTCGTTTTCGCTTCCTTCTATATCCTGCAAGGGAAAGAAGACAAATTCAGAACAGCTGTCAAAGTTGCCCCCCTGATAACGCCCATCCTGTTGATCATTGGATTATTGGCTCTGATCTATGATCTGAACCACCGGCTGTATTTCTGGCAGCTTTTCACGACCCTGCGACTTACATCACCCATGTCGTGGGGGGCCTGGACGTTACTGGTCGTTACACCGCTGTCGGTTGTCCTGGGTGCCATCTACCTGAAAGATGTTTTCCCGGGATTTAACTGGAAGGTTGACTGGCTGGAGAAGCCCATCGAATTCTTCAAAAAAAACAGAAAGATCCTCGCCTGGATCCTGATCATCCTTTCACTGATCCTTGGGGTATATACAGGTATCCTTCTTTCAGCGTTCAATGCACGTCCCTTATGGAACACGTCCATTCTTGGGCCGTTGTTTCTTACTTCCGGCCTCTCGACCGGTGCCGCTGCCATCGTACTGATGAGTAAATCACATGAAGAGCGCCTTCATTTTGCAAAACTGGACCTGGTTTTCATTGGCATTGAACTCTTTCTTATCGTCCATATGTTCATGGGATTTATGGCAAGCACGGAAGTCCAGATCCAGGCAGCCGGGTTGTTTCTGGGAGGCCCTTATACGACCCCTTTCTGGTTGTTCGTTGTCTTTATGGGACTTATCCTCCCGGCGATCCTTGAAGTCCTGGAGATCAAAGGGTACAGGCTGCCACTGATCATAGCACCTATCCTGGTGTTGATCGGGGGGCTGCTGTTCCGGTTCATTATTGCCTACGCAGGGCAGGCAAGCAGATGGTTATATTAA
- a CDS encoding NAD kinase, with protein sequence MNIGFYGKSIPSESLPAIGQFFRRLAKSDCRLMIYESFHHRLIHEYGFEITADTFQGHNDIAGHLDYLVSIGGDGTFLDTVTLVRDSGIPIFGINTGRLGFLSSVTAEDTEQAVDALLSRRYWLDQRTLIRLESPAGLFGELNYALNEVAVYRKDPNSMLAIHTYVDDLFLNSYWADGLIIATPTGSTAYSLSCGGPIVLPEARNFLITPIATHNLTVRPVVIPDDCTIRLRVEGRSSEFFVSLDSRFNTLDSSTEIIIVRENFKINLIRMEEQNFFSTIRGKLKWGLDIRNYSGGIS encoded by the coding sequence ATGAATATAGGTTTTTACGGTAAATCCATACCTTCTGAAAGCTTGCCTGCTATCGGTCAATTTTTCCGTCGGCTGGCAAAATCAGATTGTCGTCTGATGATCTATGAGTCATTTCATCACCGGCTGATACACGAGTATGGTTTTGAAATAACGGCAGATACATTTCAGGGGCATAACGATATTGCAGGCCATCTGGACTACCTGGTTTCCATAGGCGGGGACGGGACTTTTCTGGATACGGTCACCCTTGTCAGGGATTCCGGTATTCCCATCTTTGGAATCAATACCGGACGTCTGGGCTTTCTTTCCAGTGTTACGGCGGAAGACACGGAACAGGCTGTGGACGCACTTCTCAGTCGTCGGTACTGGCTTGACCAGCGAACATTGATCCGTTTGGAATCACCTGCCGGTCTGTTTGGTGAATTGAACTATGCATTGAATGAAGTGGCTGTCTACCGGAAGGACCCCAACTCGATGCTGGCCATCCACACGTATGTTGATGATCTTTTTTTGAATTCCTACTGGGCTGATGGGCTGATCATTGCCACCCCGACCGGTTCCACCGCTTATTCCCTTTCCTGTGGCGGACCCATCGTACTACCCGAAGCCCGGAATTTTCTCATAACTCCCATTGCGACACACAATTTAACCGTACGGCCTGTCGTTATTCCTGATGATTGCACGATTCGACTACGGGTGGAAGGAAGAAGCAGCGAATTTTTTGTAAGTCTTGATTCCCGGTTCAACACCCTCGATTCATCAACCGAGATCATCATCGTCAGGGAGAATTTTAAAATCAATCTGATCCGGATGGAAGAACAAAATTTTTTCAGCACCATTCGCGGAAAACTTAAATGGGGACTCGATATCAGAAATTATTCCGGAGGTATTTCCTGA
- a CDS encoding CBS domain-containing protein, protein MVAKDLIAEGLHSLKITDTGTSALVLMDEYKVWHLPVTDQESYLGLITETELYTLEDPDCTLDNLKASFQRIFVNEHDHVYDVIRMADSSKVSVIPVLNGKQEYIGLITLQKLLAGFAAMSCSGFPGAIIILELNVNDYLLSEIAQIVESNDAKILGIYLSPHTESTKLDITIKINQTDIRSILQTFNRYDYIVKASFSPKDPDEDLRDRYESLMRYLNI, encoded by the coding sequence ATGGTTGCAAAAGATCTCATTGCTGAAGGCTTACATTCGCTGAAAATTACGGATACAGGTACCAGCGCCCTGGTGCTGATGGACGAATATAAAGTATGGCATTTGCCTGTGACGGATCAAGAATCCTATCTGGGACTGATCACCGAAACGGAACTCTATACGCTTGAAGACCCTGATTGCACTCTGGACAACCTGAAGGCGAGCTTTCAGAGAATCTTCGTCAACGAACATGACCATGTTTACGACGTCATCAGGATGGCTGATTCGTCGAAAGTTTCCGTCATACCTGTGCTCAATGGGAAACAGGAATACATCGGATTGATCACCTTGCAGAAGCTGCTGGCTGGTTTTGCTGCAATGAGCTGCTCAGGTTTTCCGGGAGCGATCATCATCCTTGAATTGAATGTCAATGATTACCTTTTATCCGAGATTGCACAGATCGTTGAATCCAATGATGCCAAGATCCTCGGTATCTACCTCTCACCCCATACGGAGTCGACAAAATTGGACATTACGATCAAAATCAACCAGACCGACATCAGGTCCATCCTGCAGACATTCAACAGGTATGACTATATTGTCAAAGCGTCTTTCTCGCCGAAGGATCCCGATGAAGATCTCCGTGATCGTTATGAATCCCTGATGAGGTACCTGAATATTTGA
- a CDS encoding YeeE/YedE thiosulfate transporter family protein, translating to MEIHTKQVRKTRYMNPYVAGVLLGLVVLAANFIAGRGVGASGAVKSAIVATMETIAPDHTANATFYKDFGESHGGNPLNSWLVYQMLGVLVGAFLSGILSRRLTWKVEHSPKITSKRRLVFALIGGALFGFGSQLGRGCTSGSALSGMAVLSLQGFISMMAIFGTAFAFAYFFRKNWI from the coding sequence ATGGAAATACATACAAAACAGGTAAGGAAAACCAGGTACATGAATCCCTATGTCGCCGGAGTGTTGCTCGGACTGGTGGTTCTTGCCGCCAATTTCATTGCCGGCCGGGGTGTCGGCGCCAGCGGCGCCGTCAAGTCGGCCATCGTGGCAACCATGGAAACCATTGCCCCCGACCATACGGCCAATGCCACTTTTTATAAGGATTTTGGTGAATCCCACGGAGGGAATCCATTGAATTCCTGGTTGGTTTATCAAATGCTCGGCGTGCTGGTCGGTGCATTCCTTTCAGGTATCCTTTCCCGGAGATTGACATGGAAAGTGGAACATTCCCCCAAAATCACATCGAAACGCCGTCTGGTATTTGCCCTGATCGGAGGTGCCCTGTTTGGATTTGGTTCCCAGCTGGGCCGGGGATGCACCAGCGGCTCAGCCCTCAGCGGAATGGCTGTTCTTTCCCTGCAGGGATTTATCTCGATGATGGCAATTTTTGGGACTGCATTTGCATTTGCTTATTTCTTCAGAAAAAACTGGATCTAA